The genomic stretch AAGACCGATAAGGCCGTCATCTAACAGAATCGTTGAACCTTGTTCAACGTCATGGACTAAACCTTCATATGTCACTGAAATTTTATCTGTTGTTCCTACAACCTCGTCCATTGAAATAATGAGCTCTTTGCCTGTTTCAAGCTCAATACCGCCGTTTTCCATTGTATGTGTGCGGATTTCAGGACCTTTTGTATCAAGCAGAATTCCAACGTTCTTGCCAAGTTTTTTACTTGCTTCGCGGATATTTTTAATTCTTGCACCGTGCTCCTCAAAATCTCCGTGAGAAAAGTTTAATCGAGCCACGTTCATTCCTGACTCCATTAATTTCGTAAGCATTTCAATACTTTCACTTGCCGGACCGATGGTACAAACAATTTTAGTTTTTCTCATTTGGTTCACTTCCTTCTGAAATCTTCAGCCTTCAGCTGTACATTAGATAGACAGTTCTTTTGAAAGCTGATACATGTTTTGCTCAACTGTGTGTTTTGTCTCAAGTATTTCTATAATATCATGGTCTACAAGCTTATTGTTTTGTATACCTACACAGCGTCCGCCTTTTCCTTCAAGCAGCAGTTCAACTGCATATGCGCCGAGACGGCTTGCCAACACACGGTCAGCAGCACTCGGAGAACCTCCGCGCTGGATATGGCCCAATACAGATACCCTAGTTTCAAGATTTGTTTCTTCTTCAATGCGTTTCCCGAATTCAACACCGCTGCCTACACCTTCGGCAACAATAATAATACTGTGCTTCTTGCCGCGTTCGTGGCCGCGTTTTAAGCGGGCAATGATTTCGTGCATGTCATAGTCTGCCTCAGGGATTAAGATCGATTCTGCGCCCCCTGCAAGACCGGCCCACAATGCGATATCGCCGGCATGACGGCCCATTACTTCGATTACATATGTACGTTCATGAGAAGTCGCTGTATCGCGAATCTTATCAATTGCGTCAATTACTGTATTTAAAGCTGTATCGAAACCGATTGTAAAATCAGTGCCCGGAATGTCATTATCAATTGTACCCGGTACACCTACACATGGAAACCCGTGTTCCGTTAATTTTTTCGCACCCATATAGGAACCGTCTCCACCGATAACAACAAGGCCTTCAATACCAAGCTTCTTCAAGTTTGCTATCCCTTTTTCACGGCCTTCAACTGTTTTGAATTCAGGACATCTCGCCGTATAAAGCTTAGTCCCTCCACGATGTATAATATCGCCTACTGATCCGAGTTCAAGCTTTTCAATCTTTCCGCTGATCAATCCCGCGTATCCGTTGTAAATACCGTAAACTTCAACGTCATGATAGATCGCTTTTCTGACTACTGCGCGAACTGCTGCGTTCATTCCCGGGGAATCCCCGCCGCTCGTTAATACCCCTATTCGTTTCATTCTCCATTCACCTCAGCAACATATATGATTAAACATAACATGATCATTGCCCTAAAAACAATGAAAAGGGATCTCCATCCTCCCTATGAAACCTTACCTATTATACAATTAAATAAATTGTTTTTAAATAAAATTTAAGGAATGTCACAAAAAATAAACGTGAGCCAAAGGCTTCACGTTTATTTAGTTTACCCCGATATATTGATCTTCAACCGAGACTTTGCCAATTGCTTTATATTTTTCATAACGCTGCTGAACTAATTCTTCTTCGCTCAGCTTCAGTAAAGTTTTTAACGATTGTTTAAGGGTTTCGTCCATATAGCTTGCCTGCAGCTTCACATCATGGTGCGCTCCGCCTTTTACTTCTTTAATCATATGATCTATAATACCTAATTCTTTTAAATCCGGCGCAGTGATTTTCATTGTTTCTGCTGCTTTTTTAGCAAGACTGGAGTCCTTCCATAAAAGTGCCGCGGCACCTTCCGGAGAAATAACAGAATAAGTAGAGTTTTCCAGCATATGCAAGTGATTGCCTACACCCAGACCAAGGGCTCCGCCGCTTCCGCCTTCACCAATGACGATGCAGATAACAGGCACTCGAAGGCCGGCCATCTCAAACAGGTTTTTGGCAATAGCTTCACTTTGTCCTCTTTCTTCAGCTGCTCGTCCAGGGTATGCCCCCTTCGTATCAATAAAACAGATAATTGGTCTGTTAAATTTGTCAGCCTGTTTCATCAGACGAAGCGCTTTTCTGTAGCCTTCTGGATGCGGCATCCCAAAATTGCGGACTAGGTTTTCCTTCGTGTCTTTGCCGCGCTGATGCCCGATTACCGTTACAGGGAGGCCGTGGAACTTCGCAATCCCGCCGACAATGGCTTCATCGTCCCCGTACGCTCTGTCTCCGTGACATTCAAAAAAGTCGGTAAACAGGTGTTCGATATAATCAAGAGTTGTCGGACGGTCCGCCAGACGCGCGATTTGAACCCGGTCCCACGGCTTCAAATTTTTGTAAATATCATCCTGAAGCTTAGCGAGACGGTCTTCGAGCCGTTCGATTTCCGCACTTAGATCCATATCGGAATCTTGGGTGAATTTTTTTAGTTCGGCGATTTTGGTTTGCAGTTCAATCACCGGTTTTTCAAATTCTAATCTTGGAGCCACTCAATGTCACCTCCTGTTTGATGCATATCCAGCAGATTTTCTAACGTTTTTTTCATATCGTCGCGATGAATAACCGCATCAAGCTGTCCATGTTTTAATAAAAACTCAGCCGTTTGGAAGTCCTCAGGCAGTTTTTCTCCTATTGTCTGTTCAATAATCCGTCTTCCGGCAAAACCGATCAGCGCGCCAGGCTCAGCGAAATTGTAATCGCCAAGGGATGCAAAGCTTGCTGATACGCCCCCGGTAGTCGGATGCGTCATTACTGAAATAATAAGACCCTGTTCTTCACTGAACAGTTTTAACGCAGAGCTTGTCTTTGCCATCTGCATCAAACTTAATACGCCTTCCTGCATTCTAGCACCGCCTGAAGCCGTAAAAATAATAAACGGAACTTTATCAGCTTTTGCTTTTTCAATCGCAAGCGTGATTTTTTCACCGACGACTGAACCCATGCTGCCCATTCTGAATGAAGAGTCCATGACGGCGACAACAGCCGGGTGTCCGCCGATGGTGCCCTTGCCTGTCACAACAGCCTCGTTTAAGGATGTTTTCTCGCGATCTTTTTCAAGCTTTTCCAGATATCCCGGGAAACCAAGCGGATTTTCCGAGAGCATTCCCTGATTAAATTCCTCAAAGGATTGTTCATCCATCAAGCTTTCGATACGCTGTTTTGCGTTCATTGGGAAATGATAATCGCAGTTCATGCATACCCGCATATTTTTATCCAACTCTTTAGTGAGCATGATTTTTTTACACTTAGGACATTTTGTCATAATGCCTTCCGGAACATCGTGCTTCGCTTGATCAGACGGTACGGAAGCATACTTTTTCTTTTTCGTGAATATATCCTTTAACAAATGATTACCTCCCTTTTGTGAAGGGTTCTCTTCACCGCATGTCATCAAACAGATAGACTTGCTAATAACTTTACCGAAACTATTGTACTTTTTTTGTCAAACGCTGTCATCCTCAATTCGACAACTTTTTATTCGATGACGTGCTCGGAAAGGCTTGTATGAAATCAGATAAGGTGTTGAAACGACAAGGTTGACAGCGCATTCAAAAATAATGTTAAACCCGGCTGAAATTTTTTTAAGGCTAACCCCCTAAAAAAATTTCAGCCGTCAGTTTAACTTGAGAACAGCGCGCCGGTCTCCGCCAACGCGCTGCCATTTTTGGAATGAATTAAAATTATTCACCAATAATCGTAAGTTTTCTTGTTTTTTCTGCGAC from Bacillus subtilis subsp. subtilis str. 168 encodes the following:
- the pfkA gene encoding 6-phosphofructokinase (Evidence 1a: Function from experimental evidences in the studied strain; PubMedId: 12450869, 12622823, 12682299, 19193632, 20473954, 22198292; Product type e : enzyme), with amino-acid sequence MKRIGVLTSGGDSPGMNAAVRAVVRKAIYHDVEVYGIYNGYAGLISGKIEKLELGSVGDIIHRGGTKLYTARCPEFKTVEGREKGIANLKKLGIEGLVVIGGDGSYMGAKKLTEHGFPCVGVPGTIDNDIPGTDFTIGFDTALNTVIDAIDKIRDTATSHERTYVIEVMGRHAGDIALWAGLAGGAESILIPEADYDMHEIIARLKRGHERGKKHSIIIVAEGVGSGVEFGKRIEEETNLETRVSVLGHIQRGGSPSAADRVLASRLGAYAVELLLEGKGGRCVGIQNNKLVDHDIIEILETKHTVEQNMYQLSKELSI
- the accA gene encoding acetyl-CoA carboxylase (carboxyltransferase alpha subunit) (Evidence 2a: Function from experimental evidences in other organisms; PubMedId: 11133475, 12682299, 15066985; Product type e: enzyme); protein product: MAPRLEFEKPVIELQTKIAELKKFTQDSDMDLSAEIERLEDRLAKLQDDIYKNLKPWDRVQIARLADRPTTLDYIEHLFTDFFECHGDRAYGDDEAIVGGIAKFHGLPVTVIGHQRGKDTKENLVRNFGMPHPEGYRKALRLMKQADKFNRPIICFIDTKGAYPGRAAEERGQSEAIAKNLFEMAGLRVPVICIVIGEGGSGGALGLGVGNHLHMLENSTYSVISPEGAAALLWKDSSLAKKAAETMKITAPDLKELGIIDHMIKEVKGGAHHDVKLQASYMDETLKQSLKTLLKLSEEELVQQRYEKYKAIGKVSVEDQYIGVN
- the accD gene encoding acetyl-CoA carboxylase (carboxyltransferase beta subunit) (Evidence 2a: Function from experimental evidences in other organisms; PubMedId: 11133475, 12682299, 14594796, 15066985; Product type e: enzyme) translates to MLKDIFTKKKKYASVPSDQAKHDVPEGIMTKCPKCKKIMLTKELDKNMRVCMNCDYHFPMNAKQRIESLMDEQSFEEFNQGMLSENPLGFPGYLEKLEKDREKTSLNEAVVTGKGTIGGHPAVVAVMDSSFRMGSMGSVVGEKITLAIEKAKADKVPFIIFTASGGARMQEGVLSLMQMAKTSSALKLFSEEQGLIISVMTHPTTGGVSASFASLGDYNFAEPGALIGFAGRRIIEQTIGEKLPEDFQTAEFLLKHGQLDAVIHRDDMKKTLENLLDMHQTGGDIEWLQD